In a single window of the Blattabacterium cuenoti genome:
- the gldE gene encoding gliding motility-associated protein GldE, whose product MEKESSTNIFLEKTLYLVFYFALIIILLLFSALISGSETAFFCIEKKTLDRERKKNSYKGNIVFQILRDKKKLLATILISNNFSNIGIVILSSYLITEFLQNKYLIIYNQFHIPINFLLEVIVLTFILLLFGEIIPKIYASKNNLRFAIFMARPLMILSKILDPVSKIIIFISKSIERKIIKKKNIISVDQLSKALKITSKNQKNVKERQFLQRIVDFGNTETHQIMTPRIDMFALNSKVNFSSVLELVRNQGYSRIPVYKDSIDDIEGVLFAKDLLPFIYDINFKWNRLIHTPFFVPEKKKIDDLLNDFKKRKIHLAIVVDEYGGTCGLVTLEDVIEEIVGDIIDEFDEEDMTYSKLNKNNYLFDGKTSLINFYRIMDIKEEVFFENKKGDADTLGGFIMEISKKFPKKKQEINFLNYSFIIRSIDHKRIRTIEVIRKKMN is encoded by the coding sequence TTGGAAAAAGAATCTTCGACGAATATTTTTTTGGAAAAAACTTTATATTTAGTTTTTTATTTTGCATTGATAATAATACTGTTATTATTTTCTGCATTAATATCTGGATCAGAAACTGCTTTTTTTTGTATCGAAAAAAAAACTCTTGATAGAGAAAGAAAAAAAAACTCTTATAAAGGAAATATAGTGTTTCAAATTCTTAGAGATAAGAAAAAACTCTTAGCAACAATATTAATATCTAATAATTTTTCTAATATTGGAATAGTCATATTAAGTTCTTATTTAATAACAGAATTTTTACAAAACAAATATTTAATTATTTATAACCAATTTCATATCCCTATTAATTTCCTTTTAGAAGTGATTGTTCTTACTTTTATTTTACTTTTATTTGGAGAAATTATCCCTAAAATCTATGCTAGTAAAAATAATTTACGTTTCGCTATTTTCATGGCAAGACCCTTAATGATTCTTAGCAAAATATTAGATCCAGTCAGTAAGATTATAATCTTTATTTCAAAATCTATAGAAAGAAAAATAATAAAGAAAAAAAATATTATTTCTGTAGATCAGCTTTCGAAGGCTTTGAAAATCACATCTAAAAATCAAAAAAATGTGAAAGAACGTCAATTTTTACAAAGAATTGTTGATTTTGGAAATACAGAGACTCATCAAATTATGACTCCAAGAATAGATATGTTTGCTTTAAACAGTAAAGTAAATTTTTCTTCTGTTTTAGAATTAGTTCGGAATCAAGGATATTCTCGCATTCCTGTGTATAAAGATAGTATTGATGATATAGAAGGAGTTCTTTTTGCTAAAGATCTACTTCCGTTTATTTATGACATAAATTTTAAATGGAATAGACTAATTCATACTCCTTTTTTTGTTCCAGAAAAAAAAAAGATAGATGATCTTTTGAACGATTTTAAAAAAAGAAAAATACATTTAGCTATTGTAGTAGATGAATATGGAGGAACATGTGGTTTAGTTACTCTTGAAGATGTGATAGAGGAAATAGTAGGAGATATTATTGATGAATTTGATGAAGAAGACATGACTTATTCTAAACTAAATAAAAATAATTATTTATTTGATGGAAAAACATCTTTAATTAATTTCTATCGTATTATGGATATTAAAGAAGAAGTTTTTTTTGAAAATAAAAAAGGAGATGCAGATACTTTAGGAGGATTTATTATGGAAATAAGTAAAAAATTTCCCAAAAAAAAACAGGAAATAAATTTTTTAAATTATTCTTTTATTATAAGAAGTATTGATCATAAAAGAATCAGGACTATAGAAGTTATAAGAAAAAAAATGAATTAG
- a CDS encoding tetratricopeptide repeat protein — MKKNMIFVSIIFLIIVTAGTYFFLKKFFLYPSEEKAMKELNYAQQYLSMGDINKALNRKNIKINYLGFSGIASKYPFTKAGNISKFYAGICYYKLGYYKESIKIMKSFYAKDEFLSSIKYGMIGDAFIQIKNKKEALKNYVIAANIRDNEITTPLYYYKAGLLNFSMKKYKDSKYFLKKIDKKYPLFLYKKNVEKYLMFIENKL; from the coding sequence ATGAAAAAAAACATGATTTTTGTTTCTATTATATTTTTAATCATAGTAACTGCTGGTACATATTTTTTTTTAAAAAAATTTTTTTTATATCCTTCAGAAGAAAAAGCAATGAAAGAATTGAATTATGCTCAACAATATCTTTCTATGGGAGATATAAATAAAGCCTTAAATAGAAAAAATATTAAAATAAATTATTTAGGATTTTCAGGGATAGCTTCTAAATATCCTTTTACTAAAGCAGGAAATATTTCTAAATTTTATGCAGGAATTTGCTATTATAAATTAGGTTATTACAAAGAATCCATAAAAATCATGAAAAGTTTTTACGCAAAAGACGAATTTTTATCTTCTATAAAATACGGAATGATAGGCGATGCTTTTATTCAAATAAAAAATAAAAAGGAGGCTTTAAAAAATTATGTTATAGCAGCAAATATAAGAGATAATGAAATCACAACACCTCTTTATTATTATAAAGCCGGATTGTTAAATTTTTCTATGAAAAAATATAAAGATTCTAAATATTTTCTAAAAAAAATAGATAAAAAATATCCTTTGTTTTTGTATAAAAAAAATGTTGAAAAATATCTTATGTTTATTGAAAACAAGTTATAA
- the mutY gene encoding A/G-specific adenine glycosylase has product MDFSKKIINWYEKNKRKLPWRETKNPYYILVSEFMLQQTRVSQIIKYYLNFIKKFPSLEKLAQAEEKDVLKEWEGLGYYSRAKNLHFFAKKLKNDKKFFPKKYKELIKYKGIGPYTGAAVASICFKEIIPAIDGNAFRVFSRYFGIYNDITSTATKNMFRVIVSKIMDFEQPGIFNQAIMDLGSILCTPKNTKCLLCPIKDSCFSIQNKTVYKLPVKKINKFIRHRFFYYLFICDRNNNICINKRSSKDIWKGLYDFPLIESKNNLLINEIIDTVWEKFRIIVYKTLIYKIEHKLTHQILSIRFFNCEILQDLNKNIFFQKFFFIPHNQIGVYPFPRPIILFLKHKKMI; this is encoded by the coding sequence ATGGATTTTTCTAAAAAAATAATAAATTGGTACGAAAAAAATAAAAGAAAACTTCCTTGGAGAGAAACCAAAAATCCATATTATATATTGGTTTCAGAATTTATGTTGCAACAAACAAGAGTTTCACAAATCATAAAGTATTATCTAAACTTTATCAAAAAATTTCCAAGTTTAGAAAAATTAGCTCAAGCAGAAGAAAAAGATGTGTTGAAAGAATGGGAAGGGTTAGGTTACTATTCTAGAGCCAAGAACTTACATTTTTTTGCTAAAAAATTAAAAAATGATAAAAAATTTTTTCCAAAAAAATATAAAGAATTAATAAAATATAAAGGAATAGGTCCATATACAGGGGCTGCTGTGGCTTCTATATGTTTTAAGGAAATAATCCCCGCTATTGATGGAAATGCTTTCAGAGTTTTTTCTAGATATTTTGGAATTTACAATGATATCACATCCACTGCTACAAAAAATATGTTTAGAGTTATTGTTTCAAAAATAATGGATTTTGAACAACCAGGAATTTTTAATCAAGCAATTATGGATTTAGGTTCTATTTTATGTACTCCAAAAAATACTAAATGTTTATTATGTCCTATTAAAGATTCTTGCTTTTCCATTCAAAATAAAACTGTATATAAATTACCTGTAAAAAAAATAAATAAATTTATAAGACATAGATTTTTTTATTATCTTTTCATATGCGATCGTAATAATAATATTTGTATAAATAAAAGATCAAGTAAAGATATCTGGAAGGGCCTTTATGATTTTCCTTTAATAGAATCGAAAAACAATCTTTTAATTAATGAAATAATAGATACAGTTTGGGAAAAATTTAGAATAATTGTTTATAAAACTTTAATTTATAAAATAGAACATAAACTCACTCATCAAATTTTATCAATTCGATTTTTTAATTGTGAAATTTTACAAGATTTAAATAAAAATATATTTTTTCAAAAATTTTTTTTTATACCACATAATCAAATAGGAGTCTATCCTTTTCCTCGTCCTATTATCTTATTTTTAAAACATAAAAAAATGATTTAG
- the mutL gene encoding DNA mismatch repair endonuclease MutL — protein sequence MKNVIQFLPEKVIQQIAAGEVIQRPSSVLRELLENAIDANAKMIDIFIKDSGKTLIQLIDDGIGMSIHDAKISIQRHATSKIKKTDDLFQIKTKGFRGEALASIALISQLEIQTKNKENIVGIQLFVEEGKIKKKIPLNMLQGTRISVKNIFYKLPVRRQFLKSSKIEYQHIIHEFYKIVLAHRNITYRFYHNDKIIFFFKKASLIERIQEIFKNKKKNLVPIFIKKNRILVEGFVSVPDVSIKKGDQFLLVNQRCVTHLFLHKKIIHAYDGFLKDFKTASYFIFISIDSSLVNWNIHPTKKEVKLEEEEIIGKMIQQEIKNILFFQYKVKSKELKNYDVFLSCKSLKKDYLLSSFYDKLYNKEKIFQLENWFQKINESDSDTLTFKNNFQLTNELCYYISRKIEIKTLQINRKYIIFVLNNEYMILVDQHRAHQNILFEFFLRKKNLLSQQFIFPIEVKLLNREFISLNNIKNDLIDFGFHLYICNESVYLYSVPENIHQNMLIEVIQNIITYDFIKGEKNNKKKLIQIISKSASIKYGTKLYSERMECIIKDLFSCHNPNYTYSGDPVFFVLNKNFFKK from the coding sequence ATGAAAAATGTTATTCAATTTTTACCTGAAAAAGTTATTCAGCAAATAGCTGCAGGAGAGGTCATACAACGTCCTTCTTCTGTTTTAAGAGAACTTTTAGAAAATGCAATAGATGCAAACGCAAAAATGATTGATATTTTTATAAAAGATTCAGGAAAAACATTGATTCAATTAATAGATGATGGAATAGGAATGAGTATTCATGATGCTAAAATAAGTATTCAAAGACATGCTACTTCTAAAATTAAAAAAACTGATGATCTTTTCCAGATTAAAACAAAAGGATTTAGAGGAGAAGCTTTAGCTTCTATAGCACTTATTTCTCAATTAGAAATACAAACTAAAAATAAAGAAAATATTGTAGGAATTCAACTTTTTGTAGAAGAAGGAAAAATAAAAAAAAAAATTCCTTTAAATATGCTTCAAGGAACAAGAATTTCGGTAAAAAATATTTTTTATAAACTTCCTGTCAGAAGACAATTTTTGAAATCCTCTAAAATAGAATATCAACATATTATTCATGAATTTTATAAAATAGTTTTAGCACACAGAAATATAACATATCGTTTTTATCATAATGATAAAATTATTTTTTTTTTTAAAAAAGCTTCTTTAATAGAAAGAATACAAGAAATTTTTAAAAATAAAAAAAAAAATTTAGTTCCCATTTTTATAAAAAAAAATAGAATTCTTGTAGAAGGATTTGTTAGTGTTCCAGATGTTTCTATTAAAAAAGGAGATCAATTTTTATTGGTCAATCAACGTTGTGTTACGCATTTATTTTTACATAAAAAAATTATTCATGCCTATGATGGTTTTTTGAAAGATTTTAAAACAGCTTCTTATTTTATTTTTATTTCTATAGATTCTAGTTTAGTCAATTGGAATATACATCCAACAAAAAAAGAAGTAAAATTAGAAGAAGAAGAGATTATTGGTAAAATGATTCAACAAGAAATTAAAAATATTCTATTTTTTCAATATAAAGTAAAAAGCAAAGAATTGAAAAACTATGATGTTTTTTTATCTTGTAAATCACTTAAAAAAGATTATTTATTAAGTAGTTTTTATGATAAACTTTATAATAAAGAAAAAATTTTTCAATTAGAAAATTGGTTTCAGAAAATTAATGAATCTGATTCTGATACATTGACATTTAAAAATAATTTTCAATTAACAAATGAACTATGTTATTATATTTCTCGTAAAATAGAAATAAAAACTCTTCAGATTAATAGAAAATACATAATTTTTGTATTGAATAATGAGTATATGATATTAGTAGATCAACATAGAGCACATCAAAATATATTATTTGAGTTTTTTTTAAGGAAAAAAAATTTGTTAAGCCAACAATTTATTTTTCCCATAGAAGTTAAACTTTTGAATAGAGAATTCATTTCTTTGAATAATATTAAAAACGATTTGATAGATTTTGGATTTCATTTATATATTTGTAACGAATCAGTTTATTTATATTCTGTTCCTGAAAATATACATCAAAATATGTTGATTGAAGTTATTCAAAATATTATAACATATGATTTTATTAAAGGAGAAAAAAATAATAAAAAAAAACTTATTCAAATTATATCAAAATCCGCATCCATAAAATACGGGACAAAATTATATTCTGAAAGAATGGAATGTATAATTAAAGATTTATTTTCTTGTCATAATCCAAATTATACATATTCAGGAGATCCTGTATTTTTTGTTTTAAACAAAAATTTTTTTAAAAAGTGA
- the ribH gene encoding 6,7-dimethyl-8-ribityllumazine synthase produces the protein MKIDPAYSYSLDKKKIKNANLKFAIIVSLWNREITSRLYKGAYDTLIQSGVLKEQIQTWEVPGSYELIYSSKKIAHYYNFDSIIVIGSLIQGETPHFEYLCQAISHGIKDINIIYDVPVIFCVLSDRNQQQSFDRSGGKNGNKGIECARTAIYMSLFKKSIK, from the coding sequence ATGAAAATAGATCCTGCTTATTCTTATTCATTAGATAAAAAAAAAATAAAAAATGCAAATTTAAAATTTGCTATTATAGTTTCTTTATGGAATAGAGAAATTACGAGTAGATTATATAAAGGTGCTTATGATACTTTAATTCAATCAGGGGTGTTAAAAGAACAAATTCAAACTTGGGAAGTTCCTGGAAGTTATGAATTAATTTATTCTTCTAAAAAAATAGCTCATTATTATAACTTTGATTCAATCATTGTAATAGGATCCCTAATACAAGGAGAAACACCTCATTTTGAATATTTATGTCAAGCTATTTCGCATGGAATTAAAGATATTAACATAATATATGATGTACCTGTTATATTTTGTGTTCTTTCTGATAGAAATCAACAACAATCTTTTGATCGATCAGGCGGAAAAAATGGAAATAAGGGAATAGAATGTGCCAGAACAGCTATATATATGTCTTTATTTAAAAAATCTATAAAATGA
- a CDS encoding HU family DNA-binding protein: MTKADIITEIISETGSERINTQKVIETFMKKIKQSLTSGENVYLRGFGSFIIKYRAKKLGRHISKDMSIVIPAHNIPAFKPAKSFTELVKKNVPIKK, translated from the coding sequence ATGACAAAAGCAGATATAATAACAGAAATCATATCAGAAACTGGATCTGAGAGAATTAATACGCAAAAGGTTATAGAAACATTTATGAAAAAAATTAAACAAAGTTTAACATCAGGAGAAAATGTTTATTTAAGAGGATTTGGGTCATTTATTATTAAATACCGAGCGAAAAAACTTGGACGTCATATATCCAAAGATATGTCTATTGTAATTCCTGCGCATAATATACCAGCATTTAAACCTGCAAAATCTTTTACAGAATTAGTGAAAAAAAATGTTCCTATAAAAAAATAA